Below is a window of Glandiceps talaboti chromosome 15, keGlaTala1.1, whole genome shotgun sequence DNA.
ccttgaccttcagggtcaaataaCCATATTCTTGTCCAAGTGTAAATGCatatctctgatatgcatggactgatttcaaccaaaccttgtacaCATTTGCGatgctatagtctgcatatacacatcacttcGTTTCACAAAACCAACAATAATagcaaaatggtggccatatttgtcgtaaatattcacattttggccGATAACTCTTGAACTTTAACACATAGAGACCACATTCAATTGGTTTCACCTACATTATCAATGACGATTGACATATTGAATTTTGACCTTGATCTCAGTGTTCAAGGTCAAAGGACAAACGATTgttgaaatacatttgtaattctgTGGCAAGCACAAGCCATGTGATTCCAACTGTCTGTCTGCTCAATATcagatacaatatttgtttttagaTGACCTTTGAGTTCAGGTCAGACATAAAAGTATCATAGCATGATTCATGCAGACGTCATGTAAAGTCTATGaggtgtgtttgtgtttctggGTTGAAATCTTTAAGACATTGCTGACATAGTTGAAATTGTCCAggatatacacatacagataaaaAATAATCCCTTTTTGGTGTTGAGTGGCTGTATCTTAATAATTGGCATAATAGCCATGACATTATTGCTGTCCCTTTTAAACTGGAAGCCTGCAAAACACTGCACAGACTCAACAACTTGTCATTGTAGTGTCAGACTAGACGAAATCATTCCCTTACACTTACCTTTACATTTACTTCAGGCCATACACACCTACCAAAATAGAGTATATTGTCACAATTTATATCTAGCCAATATTGTATATGTCAACCCACACTCACTTTGAACATGACTGACTTGCCAAATACACAGTCATACCTATGCATATTATTATAACAAACTCACTCCAATCAAATATCCTCAGTCCTTtctttaacacacacacacacacacacacacacatacatacacacacacacacacaaatcataCTTCCGTTTTCTATACATCACTCCTCACACGTTTCAGCAATTACATTTCAAAGTACTCTAACATTTCAATCTACAACTTTATTTCATGTTCAAACAATACGCCACACCTTTCAATAGTACCAACAAAAATCCATTCTTTCCCACTACAACAAAtcctttttttttgggggggggggatatgtCTTCGACGAAGGCGCGTTACTTCTTCATTGCCAAGGTAACACCATCCCCAAGAAGCAGCATCGTCATGTCAACTCTGTCATCAGCATACACTTTTTCGTTTATGGCTCGTACTGCAACTGTAGATTCTCTAGTGTCTGAAGGATCTGCTACCGAACCATACCATAGGACCTGAAAATTAAGTCaaaagaatgaaatttatttcacagtGTTTTATACAGACATTGACACTTATATCGGAGTTAAAACAATTTCTTATTAGGGGCCTgatcaatgtaggataaaaatctaaattcttttagttagggggtttgaaccattttagttcccATTCgacaaaaaacaattttactttcaatggaatctgttttgtgCCCATAAATATAAGTAATTCTAACAAAATTGTCGTCAAATCGAGAAACGGAAGAATTTGCATTGTTTTGAATTCATGGTACTAAAATACTGTTTGGGAATGAGGactttgtatttatagtactacatactgatttgaaattgattgtactgtctgaaacaattgtcaattttcaccaatttagttagaaaggGAGTCTAAGGcctaagtaaaagaatttagtttttatcctacattgaactattgatctggTAGGTGGGGgtgtaaacatttacataaagtTAAATAGATATTGACAATAACTCTGGTGACAAATTACAGAAAGAACTGTCCCTCTGTTCAAATTGTTGTTATTATACTTACATTATCAAAAGCTATGATACCACCCTTCCTGACCAATGTTACTACTTACATCATCAAGTGCTATGATACCACCCTTCCTGACCAATGTTACTACTTACATTATCAAGTGCCACGATACCATCCTTCCTGACTAGTTTTAATGCTCTATCATAGTAGTCGGAATAATCTGTCTTATCTGCAtcaataaatatgaaatcaaaGGTGCCAGATTCTCCAGCCTTTATCAACTCATCTGgaattaacaaaataattaaatcatcaattcaatgatatatttagaggatagatagatggagatgaatatagttcaatgtaggatgaatAAAAGCGCCAATGGTGATGTAGCAACTGTTCACAGTTcactttaattttctgtaataaTTATATGGTCGAGTTGCtagacacatttgcatacattctttgagGATTTGTTCCCATGATTTCCCACCCAtgtgttatatctgcaatatacccatcatttaatgttactatgggcatggtcttgttgttagccatatctacatacaatttgcAAGACTCATTCATTCACCTTCTCGTGGCTGGTGTTAGTTTGGCATTATATATCATTGTTTACCTTTTGCAATGGGCGTTATCTTGTTACTAAgggtatttacatattttgaaataatgtttatttaactTCCTACCCATCCCTGCTGTTATGATTAGTTTACAAAAACTCACCATTTGACAGTTGTTGAGGGCGTGATCATGGTTGTTAGAGGCAATTACATAATTATGGCACACTCACAATTTGCACACTATTAAACAcagtaacagtaacactttcagaatgATAACCATATTTCATCCCCAGTAGTTTGAGAggtgtttttgaccaaaattcgcatttttacacctaatgtgcatgtcactgatgaaatcattatatacTTAACATTTCTTCACATGTACACCCCCAGGTGAATCCCaattaaatttcatcccaatctgctcaCTAGTTTTGGGAATTAAAAGATTGTTGACCAAACAGACAccttttagccctaatttgcatatcactaaggATCACAAAAACATTACCATCAactttcaggccaatctgcccagtagttttggagtttaagttttttagaccaaaaatcacatttgtttacccaaatcacacaccggccggtggtaagatcattttgatttgaacaatttcccaactagacacatTAGGTAATATAACCACCagatatcatggcaatcggtccagtggcttttgacttcatttacacacacacacacacacacacacacacacacacacacacacacacacacacacacacacacacacacacacacacacacaacacacacagaaactttgtcatgcctatagcactaaaTGAACCTTATCAGCTCGGTTGTactaaaaactaaattctttttttAGTTAGGTCTCAGGAAACTATTTCCATGACCCTCACAAGAATTCTGTCTTGtagaatgtacattttgttttcattttctggtggaataaaacacaatacaaatacatcttATAGTCTTGTACTTTACCTAAGGTATCAAGTGCTGGCTGAATACGTAAATCTATCTTATGTTCTAAGCCAGCCGCTTTCCAATATCTTCTCGCTATATTGGTATATTCCTCATTCACATCACATGCAATCACTTTGCCATCTTCTGGTAAAGCCATGGCCATGCTTAAAGCGTTGTAACCAGTAAATGTACCTGGAATAGAAATGAAACAactactaccaaatcagagagactgtagagtttcaatttggtgagatgatactttttttttacatctcacataatattttttgtacagATTACTGTCAAACAATGTATAGGTAACGATAGCGCACACTCACAAGAAATATTATAATTCACTGGTGTCATATTTCATTAATCATAAAGAAACGCAAAATAATAATAGTCTTGAAACAACCATATCAAGACGAATGTTTGCTGTAAGTTTGGTTGCAATTTATTTACTCTAGCATTTTTAGgattttttaaatacaacaaAGTAATGGGAGAAAATAGCCTTTACCGCTTCCTTAATATGAAGTCAActgaacagttttatgttagaatcttccttgtttcatctgacagtgatgttgatttgtgttcacaatgGCGGCGACAGTGTAGGTGgtggtattggtggtggtggtggtggtggtggtgatgatgatgatgatgatgatgatgatgatgatgatggtggtggtggtgatgatatggtgatgattatgatgatgatgatgatgatgatgatgatgatgatgatgacaacgacACTGACAAGGCAATGGTGATGACGATGACAACAACGATGACGGTGACAGTAGTGGTGGAGATCTTTattaaaatagaaacaaaaatacacCAGACAAAACACACTTATCTCCTGACTTAGAACTACATGATGTACCTACCAACTTCTATTGTCTTTTTGGCTTTCAAAACCTTTAACAATATTCTGAAAAACTGAGACTGATCAGGAGCAACCATCATGAATCCCTCAGTAGTATTTGTAAAAgtttcctgtcaatataataaAGGAAGAGATATAAGcaataaaaatgattaaaataaacTTCAATAATTAAAGATAAGTGAACAAAAGGATAGAAATTATACTTGTGAAGTGAAGTGgggtgaagtgaagtgaagtgaagtatACTTCTTTATTTGCAGCAGCTTGTCATACCTTATGCATGCAATCCCTTTACTTGTGATAATTCCAATCCTTGGGACTAGTTACTCTGTCAGTTGCTTTTAGTGTATGAAGCAACCTGTTGCAGTGACTGTCATTGCTGTCAGTTGCTTGACGCACACGAAACAACGTGTTGCTTGCAACTACACTGTGAGTTGCTTGAGTCATATGAAGCAAAATTAACCCGTTCCATGTCATAGGGGTGTGTAGTATTtattagattgttgttttccttgtgtACAGGCTGAATATAACAggaatgttttgacttgaatatatttccctACCATTTGGAAAGAATACATAGTTATCTTCTTGTAttgaatttatatttatacacatAAATGTGTATCTGCAGCATTCGTGTGATACTTTCCTTGGGAAAACGGTAATTTAAGCAATAATACGTTACCTGTCCCTATGTTTCATATATGGCCTGTTACCCTGTCAGTAACTTAAAGTGTGTGAAGCAACCTGTTGCATGCAAGTCTAGTTACCCTGTATATTGCATGCGATATTGCTCTAGCTGCCGTTAATATTTGAGGATTCTTGAGGTGTATAAATTAAGCAATCGGTTGTATTCTACtagttcaatcaatcaatcaatcaatcaatcaatcaatcaatcaatcaatcaatcaatcaatcaatcaatcaaatttctatagcgccgATTTCCACAGCAATATGTTGTTAATGTTCAGtatggctaaagcacaccataggctttgggtgaacaaataagtcttcagttttgttttgaaacaatccaggttGGAGGCTTGGCGCATGTCAAGTGGCAATGAATTCCAGAGTTTAGGGGCGGCATATAGCGTACAGTTAGTGCTGTCATGCCTGGAGCGACCTACTGCATTTGACAACCAGCCTAAATCAGTTGCTTGACATATTTGTGagtgtaactacatgtaccacttTAAAGAAAGTAAAGATACCTTTGTGAGTTTGGTTAAAATAGCTGGTTCTTTTAGCGAGTGGTCAATCAGGTATTTAGCAATCTTCTCGTCCTCTTTACCGAGAGCTTTGATAAATCTCCATGCACCAGTTCTCCTAGCTGCTAAACAGTAACCTAAAGAAATATATCGTTAACATTTCAAGaaactgcatatatatatatatatatatatatatatatatatatatatatatatatatattaacaaagttatatattaccatatacatatatatatatatatatatatatatatatatatatatatatatatatatatatatacccacatACACTTTAATTTGACAAAAGCAATGTAAAAAGTATATTCACATTAGATTAATAACAAAAGCAGAAAGACAATGTTGATAGAAGTACTTCCTACATTTTGCATACACCTAATAGAGATATACTGTAACAATGTATCAGCTAAAGTAAACAAAGTTATATATTACCATTATACTACGAAGAAAGTGAGGGTTTGCTTTGCAGACAGCAACTTTCAGTCATATGTTTAGTTTTTGACTATTACTAAACTGTCTAAAGCTGCCTTAGAAGTGTAATAACACATAGTTGTACAATGGAACATGTGAAATGCATGCTTTGGTACTTAGGTATGCAACAGTtgggtaggtacatgtaggtaggtaagtaTCAAATTATTTACCAAATTGTAGTTCTTCGTTGTGACGAGTATGTTAACCTTTTAGTATCTTCATTGTTTAAAGCCATGTTCGGCATGTCATTCAATAGTTGTCTTCCCGTTGCtcatgctctctctctctctctctctctctctctctctctctctctctctctctctctctctctctctctctctctctctctctctctctctctctctctctctctctctctctctctctctctacatcCTTGCTACAAGTGAGGGGTTGTTGTTGTGCAGTGTTTGGTTATATTTATTACACCTCGACgttcttacacaagctgtcattggtcagaatcgaatcaTATGACCTactttaaatagactattgtCCGCGCGGTGATATCACCGTGCGTGCACAGACTAATGCCCGGCACTATTGTCCGCTGGGTTTATTTCGACCGTTGCACATCTATTCTGCGCATGTTTTCCAGTTTTACGCGCTCGAGGTGGCAAACTAACTACAGCAAGTCACATAAGCTTGTTTCTTGctgaaatttgaatacataaCAATTACAGATTAGTCCTACAAATAATGTATGCCATGTCCGTATTCGATGCTTACAATGTAACTGCAAGTACAATTTGGAAATGCACCTTGAAAGGGAAACTTTTCTATCGATGAAGAATGCTGATGAATGAAGATTGTGAATGATTGGACGAATGATGAGTGgacggtgtaataaaattaataacacatgcgctCGGGAAATATCGCAATTTAATGCCTGCTCTCGGGCTGGCACTCTTTACcgaaattttgatgatgccctcGCCTTCGGCTTGGGCATCGATATCATCAAAAtcttggtaaagagtgccaaccctTGTGCAGGCACTAATTGcgttataatatacctagtgataatgctgtgccatgattcgctagaatcagtcacgtgatagaatgactatttccctagggaaatagttccatcaactattacatggtcacgtgaccaccgtgAGTTCACAGcgggtcaaaatggcagcttcttatgatgtcgtctgccaccgcgagttcacagcatgaggtatattataaaacacatattgcctggcctatattcgggctatagcacccgttcattacccccttgtgactgtgagttaccagaatcacatgctatttcccgagggaaatagcatgtgattctggtaactcacagtccctcgggtgtaataaacgggtgctatagccctcatggccaggcaatatgtgttcaatattgccctcgctggcatgtgttattatttaaatactatatataaaAACTTTTGACCCTGTACATTTTGACACCAAAATTGACAGATCGTAGATTCATACCGTTTTTCAGCCACCAGTTGTGTTACAGGTCCAAGAATATGCTGGTACACAAGAATATAAATagaaatagtgccaatggcgttgtagctcaactgtacagttgtcatatatttgcatacatttgttgaatgttttgttcatttgtctacgaatacctgatgttatctttgcgatatacatcatcatatggctgttgccatggaagtgattttgttgctaggtatatttgcatacatttttttgaatttttattcatttgcctattaatccctgttgttaacTTTTCAATATACGCAAtgttttggctgttgctatggacgtggtcatgttgctagacatatgcatacattttttgaatgtctgttcacttgtctatgaatctgATGATAgaaatatgtgatcatttggctgttgctatgagcatagtcttgttgctaggtatatttgcatacattttaaaatgtttattcacttgtttagtaatccctgttatctttgcaatatgtgtgatcattttgctgttactatgggcgtgatcttgttgctaggcatatttgcatacactttttgaatgtttgttcacttgtctaagaatcccatCGTTTGGccggctgttgctatgggtgtatGGTCGTGGTCATTGCAATTTTATGAGAGACACGTTAATGCCACAAATATGCAGTATCACATGGTTCTTGGAAAAGATCATTGAAAACGTTTAATTTGTACAAACGATGACATGCTTTCTCCTGTTGCTCGCGATCGAGGTGTTTTTTACAGAAAACCCACGCCATGATGACTCGATGAAATTATTGATCCATATATACCACATAGATGACGTGGCTGGGATTGGATGATACATTCGTTAGTTTCAATGGTGGGgcgtggagggggggggggttaaatcgTCCAGCAAAATATACCGGTGCATGCCCAAATTtgcagtacatatattgtactttaaTAAATAgttcagaaataaaatatgAGGAATGAGATATGGTATCAGGGTggtttttaaaattatgaattcaTAGGATTGCAATTTGATGAATAAGGTCTGTAAAGGACATTTCATGTTCAGAAAttgtgtcacagatgacatatttatatttttagtaaactgaatattttaacaacatcgcatggcctagtttgactgaaaggtcaaaagactgtctcaaggatatcggatttagaccacacaggattccaagcatactcgaatacatgagacgacagtctgcatttcataaatatctaggattcatagtgatcattcatcaatgttttaaaattacttttagggTATTATAACGCCCATGAAAACTCTATATggagtgcattaattatttggccattggccatgcgttatgtatatttagactttaaggacgtcacaataaagcacACTGAGACAGGCACTTCACTCATGATTTGgcaagaggacttggcttcgcgggaagtcaatgaacgaggcactatgctgggtgtttgccttcgtctcgagtgtagatttatacacaaactgtgtagtctgagctaattccctttaaagttcaagtgtgatcctggtacgtgcatacagaagttgagtcagatatgagatatgagagtgattcgggtgttgttacttggtctatcagctgtgtgcgaagatcagtagtaataaTTGCACGATACGTGATACTTCGAGCTCGTTTTGAGAACgcaatattttgttgttgttgttgttgttgttgttgttgtcgtcgtcgtcgtcgtcatcgtcgtcgtttTGGGGAATCATTGTCAATGAACAAAATCTATTACAAGTTACTACTGAACAGCCAAATATGTCCTTATTGTCCACAAAGCGAAGCACATTTTTGACATGCACGGGACATAATCTTGGAACAGCAAATAACAATCTAAATGTTAAATCTCTTGACTTGCCTGCTAAACAACCGACTGCTGTCCCGATAGACACAGCTCCGGCAACAAAAACGCCGGATCTGTCGTCCAGCATAGATGATACCACTGACATCTTGTTGGATTTGTTCCTGGGAGTAGTAATCGAGCGTAACAAGAAAAGCGACAAATTCAATATCACAAGTACACCTACAACATGCAGAAACGTCATCACAATatgttttctattttaaaaTAGAACATATGTTGTGCTGACTTTTTAATAGTTACAATGATTTAATACATTGTCAACTTTCGTACATGCAGATATCGAGATCacattaatataatttatataagtTATTTATCCACAAAACCCTGATGCGTTCCCCTAGGCCCCAGCCATCCTGCAGAACTATCAATGTGTACTGTGTGTGGCCTTCTTTCAGTTTAggcatatactgtatactgGGAATATAGTAGAGCAGTAGAGCGCCCTCTCTGGTGTTAGGGGTTGAACTTATCATGAGTGGAAGATGGAGTTGAACCTGGAATGGGATGAAGTTCAGAACAAAAAGTTCTGCACGGACAATTTCCTATGAATTTGTCGTCAACTGGTGAACAATCATCAAGCTTATGTATCGACATTGCAGTGCGGAGACTGGAAGGAAAGACTGAACTGTGTTATCCCTGTGAGTAACGAATATAGATTATATACGGATGTATTTCGTCCAAATCTTCAAAGATGCGGAGTGAGACCAcagagctcaggctcagttagttgtttttataaatataaaaaaacaagcaaacaaacaaacaaaacacaaacaaacaaaaaacgaacaaacaaacaaaaacaattaaactGACAAAAGAGTAGATACATATatgagtaaacaaaaacaaaccaacgaacgaacaaacaaacactaccccgCAATGGTCACCGTTGGAAatctcaggcttagttagttttGTTAACTAAtacaaacaaatagataaacaaacacaaataaacaaacaaacaagtaaacaaacagacacacacacaaacaaacaaacaaacaaaccacaaaccgacaaatgagtagatgCATGcatgagtaaacaacaacaaaccaacaaacaaagaaacactaatcccccccccccgcaatgGTCACCGTTGGAAATCACCCTAAGGGCGGCcgtttttatttttctgtttttctgtctcccgaccctaatttgcagctctgACATcaggaaatttttttttatttctgaccGACCCCTGAGTCCCACAGCAAGATTGTAAGGTTTGAACGAACATCAAACGTACCTCATGgcgtctaacccccccccccccccttgttacgtcggagcagcatgtgtctttcatgaCTGAAGTCGTTGAGGTTTGAGGGACAGCTCGACAGGTCTGGGCTCGAAATTAAAGTGGCcttatggatgagaatttggtatttattttggatttttatttgataaaacagcttcaccatgtttttctacttgaaaaaataatgtgaaataacatataccaagtccatgttcacatctcaataaacggcaaaacattaaacaatgtgtcacaaaatgtaaactttgttattgtacgtacaataacaaactttttacactttgtgcatctttttgcaatgtattgagttatgaacatggacttggtatatgttctttcgcattattttttcaagtagaaaaacatggtgaagctgttttatcaaataaaaatccaaaataaataccaaattctcatccatatggccactttaatgccgtcgcgcggtacattttgctgtaatgtaatagctcagaatatttctatcattttcaaaagtatgcttaaaattggtaaaaggcatattgcattcctcaaaaaaacaatttttttatccagtttttagctttaaatcagttgtatcatcggggaaatgaccgactccgtAATGGTaatgcgtttcatgacccatgacatgacACGCATGACCTTGGAAGACGTTCTTTGTTCATTGAGCATGTGCAATAAACTTGTGAAATTATCACAGCTTCACGTAGCATTGGCCGGCTCACGATGtttgttacaacttacaagcttcaattgtgtcataaacacaggttttaggcatggatgttacaaaaattgtacaaaatgactcaaaagGAGCAGTGATAGCTGGTCATTAAAATGGTTTCAgcattggaatgtttgaatgtaaatttgtcgGTGGCGACACTGTGCAACAACGTCTTGCTATTGCATATTGCTAACATAATAGTAACAACACTAAGGTCTTACAATTTACAGAAGGCGCGTAATGTATACCGTGTACTGCAAGATCAACCAAGACTTGTATGGCATGTtgccgatgtttacattattacttttatacagtaaatcccaaaggagtactgagttctagaaatgttaaaatgttatctggtggattattttgacaagttcacactgaagaaaaatctttcatagaagtaatgtatgatttataaaatgaatattcctcagcacactgatgacaatcacgcaagtgtttcaaaaagttacatactaaagttcaaattggataacttgaaaaactgtcaatgccactttgattaataggacgaatgtattagtactcctgataaaatcatacaatagttcatggctacagatatacacccatcaggatgatatgtattcatcttcttacaaagttgttatacgaacttgtcaaccttgctacaATGAATGAAGGAAGGAGACCTGTAACAAgtaattcaataaagagaagagaaaagaagttgtagagagactgacaagacagaaaggacagagaaaagaactgaaaaaatacagatttttttccttgccgcccccttttttttttacttcgcccgcccgcccgccccgcctgattattccactggagataagaaacaaacaaaaaataggTCACCTAAAAGGGTAGAGACTGATTGACATCCACACCCAAAAGCGAGAACTAATAGTATAGTTTTCGTATCCTGAAAATAATGCCATAATTTGACTTCAGATCAGTCAAAAATCCACCTCGCTAGAACAAATATACTTAGAACTCACATTTTTACCAGGCGAAATTGACAGCAAAATGAACAGAAAGGCTGAAATCCCGACGATTTCTGAGTTGTAAGGCTGGCTGCAAACGTTTAAAATACGCTAGCTATTTGAATAGCTTagtaatttaaatattcatgtgCCGTCGCACAGACATTGACCCGCCGAGGTTATACAACGTCCGTGTACAATGGCCTTGGCCAATGTTGTTGTACCTCcttaagggaccggtcagtttctccagccatgggggggggtggattcttaaatcggacagacaaaaagtcactgacccccccccccccatctgtaaaactcAAAACAGGCTGAACCCCCCCGCCCctccccccatcacttaattctaaaacatgatgaccccccccccccatttatataatattcgcatggcaggtattttttgatcgtgactcagtgtggactgcttgactgtcttgcatctactttataagatcccgggttaacactatcatataattatacttattgactacacagggtaaatatattccataaggagtttaatagcatcttgacagtgaaaggtggggggaagcttgagaagggaatatgtacatctcttatggggggtcctagtggggtctccccctagaagcccaatAGGTTTTTat
It encodes the following:
- the LOC144446666 gene encoding putative caffeoyl-CoA O-methyltransferase 1 isoform X1; protein product: MTFLHVVGVLVILNLSLFLLRSITTPRNKSNKMSVVSSMLDDRSGVFVAGAVSIGTAVGCLAGYCLAARRTGAWRFIKALGKEDEKIAKYLIDHSLKEPAILTKLTKETFTNTTEGFMMVAPDQSQFFRILLKVLKAKKTIEVGTFTGYNALSMAMALPEDGKVIACDVNEEYTNIARRYWKAAGLEHKIDLRIQPALDTLDELIKAGESGTFDFIFIDADKTDYSDYYDRALKLVRKDGIVALDNVLWYGSVADPSDTRESTVAVRAINEKVYADDRVDMTMLLLGDGVTLAMKK
- the LOC144446666 gene encoding putative caffeoyl-CoA O-methyltransferase 1 isoform X2, giving the protein MGEFISFKTRLWNKSNKMSVVSSMLDDRSGVFVAGAVSIGTAVGCLAGYCLAARRTGAWRFIKALGKEDEKIAKYLIDHSLKEPAILTKLTKETFTNTTEGFMMVAPDQSQFFRILLKVLKAKKTIEVGTFTGYNALSMAMALPEDGKVIACDVNEEYTNIARRYWKAAGLEHKIDLRIQPALDTLDELIKAGESGTFDFIFIDADKTDYSDYYDRALKLVRKDGIVALDNVLWYGSVADPSDTRESTVAVRAINEKVYADDRVDMTMLLLGDGVTLAMKK
- the LOC144446666 gene encoding putative caffeoyl-CoA O-methyltransferase 1 isoform X3 produces the protein MEQTDDWNSSASYCLAARRTGAWRFIKALGKEDEKIAKYLIDHSLKEPAILTKLTKETFTNTTEGFMMVAPDQSQFFRILLKVLKAKKTIEVGTFTGYNALSMAMALPEDGKVIACDVNEEYTNIARRYWKAAGLEHKIDLRIQPALDTLDELIKAGESGTFDFIFIDADKTDYSDYYDRALKLVRKDGIVALDNVLWYGSVADPSDTRESTVAVRAINEKVYADDRVDMTMLLLGDGVTLAMKK